The sequence CTGTATGTCTTATGGTTTCTGAGATCCAGACATTTTCAGTgcatgataacaataataataataataataataataataataataataataataataataataataataataataatttgtacaAAACCTTTTACAACATTTCATATCCAGACTAAACTACACCTTTGGTGCTTGGACCCTTAATTAGTATTAACCTGTTGTTTTCCACAGAGCTGTCACATAGAAAGCATCTTGATTATAAAAATTGGGATTAAGCACAATCCTGTACACAACCTTTTAGGTTTCACAAATGGAATACACAGTGTAGATATAAATACCGACCAGCTGAAGAAAAACTTTATGCTCCCTTAACTGTAGATTTCATGTTGCTGTCTTAAACTGTAATAAGCTGATAGTGAAAGAAGAAGTattctctgctgcagctgagtgcaCTTACATCAGTGCTGGCAGAGACTGTGGGCCACACAAAGAGTTTATTTACCATTATGTGATGTAACTGTTTCTTCTACTATAATCCACAGCAAGCACCCAGGCAGAGTCCTGATACAGATCCAAAGAAGATCAGCCAGAACTATCACGACAAATAATACCAGTCTCTAACCGCTGGATCTTAAGGTTAACTGTGTGAGAGCAGAAAAGTCCTCTGTGGTTATGAAGTGGGCACCTTCATCACCTGTGGTTTGTTGATGTAGAGACGTCACACTTCCGGGGGGCCCAGCAGGAGTTCGTACAATTAGCAAATGGAACAGCTGCAGCTTATGGCAACAAACAGCTCACTCAGCAGTTTTAGATGTTGAATCATAAGAGTAAACAGAAAGATTAATCATGTCAGATAATTATAGCAAGAGTTGAGAATGTTGTGTGTGTAACCATTCCCGCCAGTGTGTGTCCTCGTATGATATATAAATCAGTGTGAGTCATAAGGTACACTTTCATAGTCACGGGCCAACTGGTATCCCGATTTTAGCCTGAATAAGATACAGGGTAAAGTTAAAAATCAGGTTATACTTACAGGCCGGTACATTAACAAAATTTAAGTAATCTTTCATGACCCCAATAGAATAACGAAATCTCGAGGGTAGTAGAGCTTCACTTTGTGgaaaatcattttcatatttaaaattgaattaatttcCTGGCAGACAGTCATGTCTAAAACCCAGTTTAAGCCTCAGATTGCTTACTTAATTTCATGATTTCcaagatttaaaatatttttttattcaaaccAAATATCACCAAACAAATGTGAGTAttataatatgatataaaatattagTTACACACAAGTATTAATATTTTGTCTCCACTTAAAAGCTCTTTTGAACATCAAAAGCCATCTCagtaattatataattaatggagagatggagaagacATTAACATATTGCCATGGTGTAGTATTCCTGCCTTCTACAGTCAGAGTCGAGGAAGAAAGGATAGCTACTGGAAGAAAATGCATATTTACTCACCAAAGACGCCACCCCAAGCAGCTGTGAATCAAAAACCCAGGAATATGTGagtcaaagagaagaagaagaagaaaaagaagaaacagctTTGGGAGGGAGCACACAGACAGAGGGCGGATGAAAATCCTCCACGGGAATATCTCTGGAGCTGCTGTGTTGCATAGTAACAGACTGTATTCCAGGATCTAGACCGTGCATTGATTAAAAACTTCTCTTTTATCTCAAAGTACTTTCTTTCCTACCTTTTAAATGTATACTCACGCAGAGAACCTTTCGTTATTTATGATGGGCATCGGGGCTTGTGTTATTGTGTAATGAGGAGAGAGAATGGAGGAAAATATAGGTGAAAACAACGTGAGGAAGTAGAGGAGGTAATAAGATATTCTTCCCTGTTAGACAGGAATATCAAACAACAATAATCCCACAAACCTCCTCTTTAGCAACCGAGGCATCAATAGTCCAGTAAATTTTCATCTTGCTACAGGATGTGATGTATTCATGGACCCAAACTGATGAGTGATGGCAATTATACTAACACCCTATAAGCCAAACATGTTGAAgcattttgtgtgtgatttgatCTTTTTTCCATGCTGAACCAAGCTGCTTGGCATTTATTGTGTCTTGTAGTCTGCTGTTTTGACAAATGTGAACTCTGACCTGTGAATTTGCTCATTTCTGTGGTTGAGTAACACAATCTTGAATTTGTCATTTGCATAAATTTTTAGTTGGCACAAGTATGACAGGTctacagacagaaatgtcatgACCTTCTAAACTCCAGTCTAACAGTGAGCAAGATTGTCGACTAATTGTGTTCCTGCTCCTTGAACACAGTGGAACTGGCACAGCCATGGATGGCTCAGGTTGACAGAAGACTTTAGGCCATACTCACCCAGACTCTGGCACGCAGGACTCATGTTTACCGAGTTCAGTGACTGTCTCACATGTATCATACTGTTGCTTCAGTATTCAGTGCAGGGGTAACATACTGCTGTAAGTCAGTACTGAGACTCATACTGTAAATCTACACCCGACTCTTGACACCTTTGTTATACTGTAAGTCTAGAAGATGCACACTGCAGTCATCTGTGTAGCTTCACTGCTTCCTTCAAAAATCTATGCATTGTATGCATCTTCCTCTtctattcatgtaaaaaaaaaaaaaaaagactatgaAAACATGCTTTTATCACAGATGTGCTACCTgttgttgtcatgacaacaaaTCCCTGCAATGGCATTGTTGTAGATCAGCACGTCATATGTGAATTTAATCAATTTAATCATTACATTGATAACAGAGTCTTGTTAGTTTGCTTGCCTCATAAGAAATAGTGACCATATTAGCTTCTCTTATGTGTCCTCATAAGTTGTCTGTTTGATCTGCACTGTAACTTGGCTTGTTTTAGTTTCCTGTGGATGCTGCCAGGCAGCAAAGACCCCTTCCCAATGCAGTGCTTATGTAATCTGCATTGGCTCTATGCTTCAGTTCCCCCTTTGAGTATGTACATGCAAGAACATCCCTCTAGTGTGTGTATTCTCAGTGCTTTTACAGCTCCCTTGTCACTAAGGATCAATGTCATTGCCTGGcttcagtttttctctctctgtttttaacaCTCCAGTGTCCGTCTCTTTTGAAGCAAAGGAAACATATAGCATTCCTCTCTCTCATGTCTATGTCATTTTGAAGTAAAATAGGGATGAAGTTTATACTAAAATGTATTGAGCTAGTGAAGATATCCCACCATCTCCTCTCACACCCTCCCCCACGGCCTTTGCTCACTCCCCATCTCCTCATTTCTTTCCGCCCAACCCCCCCAGGCAAGAGCAGGAGAGTTATTGCTCAGCGGGAGGGCCCTCTGGTCCTGCGTGCATCCTGGACTAAGCTGAACACACACCTCACACTCCCTCAAACCACTAAAGGCACATGCTCCTGCCTGTAGCCATGGTTCCCTAAAGAGGAGTGGCGGAGATAAAAATGAGCAGAGTGCTGCCTGCAGTAGCCTCGGCCTCCCTTTTGTCTGTCTCCCATCCTTCCCCCCACTGCTAATACTTCTCTCATAGCTGCAGGGACCTTAAGGATAACAGTTgtacacatgcacgcacatacatgcatgctTATCCCTGATGGAGACATGCTCTCTTTAGAGGAATGCACTGGTCCTTTTAATGGctgctgatgttttcatcttgaGTTACAGAGCGGACTCACTATCAATTTAGGGTGCCGGATATGGATTCACTGCTTTGATGTGTGCAATTAGTGCTTATACACATGACCACTATGTAAAAAGTAACATGGTGGTGGTGAAACACGGCAGGGACACAATATGGTGTAATTATGGAGTAATTATCACTGCTGTGCACTCAGTCTGCTGCAGCTGACCTAATCTAGCATTTTAATCAGCACAGGGAGCATGAAGGACAAAGCATCTCGCcctgcttatttttccactgGTGCAGCTGAGGGGACGGTGCTTATGGGCGCTGTACTGGATCTCGACATGTTATTTTGGCTTGTGCAGACACACGCAGGATGTGGCCCATTGCCAAatccactctgtgtgtgtgtgtgtgtgtgtgtgtgtgtgtgtgtgtgtgtgtgtgtgtgtgtgtgtgtgtgtgtttgtgtctttaggGTACAGCCCAGTGCTCCTCCTCACCCTCTTGAGCTCAGACAGTGTCACATTGTGCACAGCAGAGCACGCCTCGGCCTTTGTGTACGGTTGCCCAGTGatcacaaagaaaaagacacagagcatgtgcatgttgtttgtgtgtttgcctaTGGCATTAATATTTTGGATGTGAGGTTTGGATTAGTGCTTTGAAACATGCAAATAGAGTccccaacacaaacacacacataaatatacataaatacataaatgtattttatctaTTTCTAAAGGACCATCTATAATGTTAAAGGATAAATCCAGTTCATAAAACTTTCTTCCAAAAGAGTTTGAATCTGTATGATCGTCTGACAGCTTGTGACTTGGTGATTACAATGTTATTAAGAAACCATAAACTAGAATTATACTTTAAACACGTACATTGCCATTTGATGTAATTAACTAGAGTTAACTAACAGCTAATTTGCATCAACATCTAACAGCTAATTGTCATCTGCTGCCCCTTGGCAGTAccatataaataataacaataacagtagTATTTTCCACCATCAAATACTTGTCATTTCATTTGGTGAAGATTGAGAAAATTTTCTCTTCCAGCAAATAAGATCAGGTAAACACACATCAGAGAcgatgctaacacacacacatagcataTAAGGATTATAATAAACCGATGTTTACTCATCCGGCCCACATCTCCTCATTTTGCATGACTTTGTGCCACAGACATGTTTCTGGCTGATAAAACATAAGGATGTGTCctcaaaacaacacagtgatTTCTTGgttcctttaaaaacaaaaaacaaaaaaaaaaaacagttcagttTCAAAGGAACAACTTGTGCTTCACCACTGTGGCCGCTGGGAACATTAAACAATTGCTCACATTTGACTGAGCTCATTGGTGGTGCTGCCAGGGAAACACAAGGTCAAGAGAGAGCTCTAGGGGAGCCGTAGGTTTAGCCACAGGAGGGAGTttaaggtcagaggtcatgcaGAGAGGTGGGGGCTGCAACGTAATGTTTAGTCCTCAGTGAGCACAAAGACACGGAGGGAAGATCTGTTTAGATGGACAGTTACTAAAAAGATGATTCAGAGGATGTTTGTAGAGGATTTTATTGAAAGTCATCAAAAGGTAAATAATGTGTATAAAGAATATTTTGAGTTTGTCATGAATCTCTAGACACTCAACTCTAAAACCTTTGAGACtgcatctgaaaataaaaaatcttgaTTTTACCGCCAGCCTTTGCAGCGGCTTGTAAAGAGCTTGTAAGGATAAAAAGGATAAACAACACAATGTAGAAATGTTGTGATCACATCCCGTTAAATGCTGATATACTACCTCTTTTTGTGAGCAATACTGGCTGAATTGGAAATTGATGGGTTTGGATATTCTGGCCCTGCCCTGCACTGCGGCAGAGGCAGAGAATctggtgtctgtgtgagagagagagagagaaagagagagagagagagagagagagagcacaccGCAGGACTCGacacctcatcacacctcatcaGTAATCAAAGATTAGCACATATCTGAACAGATGCGTGTAGATGGATACACACAATTTTCGCTTCATgagcacagttttttttttttttctaagttgACAATATGGCAGATTTGAATTtgctcgcacacacacaggaaacataaAGTGACAGCTTACTTCTGCAATGTGCTGTTATTCTGTTGTGTCCTTGCAGAGAGTTATCTGTGGACCCAGAACATGATGTTAATATTACACAACAGCACTGAGGGCTGTCCACTCAGTGCTGCATAACTCCCCTCAGATCACCCTTTGTACTCCACCATCCAGACCCGAAGAAACACTGTCCAGTCCTGAACACTGACTCATTGTACTAAGCTGTCAGgtctaaatcttttttttcttttcctggttgCACATATCTTTGAACTAGAATATAGTCACTATAACTACAAGTGATAGGAAAATACTGGTGCATCCTCCAACATCAATCTAGATtctaattaattgatttaaatgtCAGCACCAAGATAATGATGTTACCACTCATATGAATTTAATTTTGTGATGTGAATTGATATTCTGATTagttgaaaatgtgtgtgaatcagAATTAATCCACTGAGCTTTACAGCCCATTAAATTGGCTTTGTGTGGGTAAATGCCCTCCCTCTCCAGCTTTTGTCCATGGCAACACAGTAATCCTTGGTCAAAGTGACCCGCTGTTTGTGCTGGAGACAAAGAACTTTTCTAAGGTGGCTGTGTATGGCAAAGACTTACCAAAATGGCAGGGTCGATCCTAAAAGCTCACTGGACTGTGCCATGATGCCACTTCTCCTCAACCGAGCCCTCGAGGTACAAGCCACAGCTGAGTGGGCAATTGAACTCTCTGTGCCTGTCCAGATGTTGGCCTAATTTACTACGACTAGCAGCGTATGTGGCCCATTTACATGTCCTCACACccagtgtgtgtgcctgcatgtgcaCAATGTCAGTCTCTACCTCAGGTGTTCCAGCATTCACCCCGGTGATGTCCCATGAATCATCTTGTTTTTTGGCAGCAGAGTATTTGTAGCAAAAAGCAGGAAGAGGTTTGTTGTATAAGTTCTGATCTGAGGACAGGTCAGGTTCAACATCCAACACCAGTTTTTCAGTCTATTTTAATGAGAAGAGTGTTGTAAGGAAggtggaaaacacattttaggtGATTTATTTAACCTGTAACAGTTCCTAACAATGCCCTATATCCTGATCCTAAATTTGCTGGAATATTGGTCCCCTGTCTGATCCCAGCTTATTTATATCACCATGACATAAATCTTTTTTGGTCAAGATGTATATGTACACTAAAGGATAAGGCAGGcaatgttctatatttttcttattgtcaagaAATCACATGTGCAGGGCCAAACAAAcgatgaactcatcctacttacaagtattgtgtgtgtattcaaagcctaatatatcttattcctctatgccgtatcacattttcattcttCAGAGAGcagtgtaaggcagacaccagCCATGTCTTTTAAGTTTTGAATTCACCACTGATGAAGTCCAGACTCTGACATCAAAaccttttagtcttgttttctcATTGTTCAGTCTTTGGGATAGAGCTGACATGTTTGTACATTTGACTAGTAACAGGAGCAACATGTCCTTGTACAAGTTAACATGTGCACCTATACAGCACACAACAAACATGGCTGCTTCCTTTGCAACCAGTTCACTTAAATAAAGGCAGAAAAACATCACGGTTGCCTGCAGCTTGCAGCAATCTTACAAGTCAACACTACCTTGCAGATGCCACTCACTGCGTAGAGCTGATTGGCACTAGTTAGAGTCTGTAGCATTGAAAAAGGAGGCAATGTGAGGGCACATGGGCTGGTTGGTCTGCCGGCACCTTTGGCACATGCTGTGGCACCAGGCCAGTTTCAGACTCTTCTGCAGCTGGCAGGGACCAGATGTGGTGCGTTTGAAGACAGATGAGAGAAGCATCTTCAGAGGAGACAGTGAAACCGTAAAGATTTCCAACAACCTGTAAGGATGAATGTGTGCCAagtgttagctagctagctagctttatctctctctctctctgtctatctatgtatctatctgtctatctatctatctatctatctatctatctatctatctatctatctatctatatatctatctatctatctatctatctatctatctatctatctatctatctatctatctaaaatTAGAACCCTTTATATCATTCTTACTATGCTGTTAATTATTGTCATTTACACATTTGAGTCTGACACGGTTTTCTTTCCCCAGTCTGTCATTAGTCTGTCTGTCATACTTCCTGATCATCACTGACTATGATCTCAGGGTTGAGGTAATAGAAAATGACAGTAATCCCACACCCATCCTGGTTTAAATTAGCTCTATCCTTAATGAGACATGCTCTGCATGCATGCAGTGACATGGAGCCTGTTAAAGAAATTATTAGCACTGACAGAGCGGCAAAGATAAGCAGCTCACTTACTACAGAGATGATTGAAGTGATACACTACTGGAGAAATCTGTTCACTTCCATTATAACACTTTCACAAGACTGTGATCAGCACATGATAGAAGGGTATGAAATATATGAGCCACATTTtcataagttttttttttaaaaatgtgtaaagcTTTTCAACAACCTTATGTGATTGTTTGATGAACTCGTAATGATGAGTATATCATAATGATGCATAAAGTTGGTGTAATTAGATCTATTATATAtcttaatatacagtatgtaccttTATATGCAAATACATAATTAATCGCACCAGCAGCTATGTTATTTGGATTCTTGAGCAAATATTTGAATTCTTGAGATAATTTGTGACAACACTGTAAAACcaggtacagtatatattaaaGAATATCCTCACGCAGAATGGATGAATGGTTTCTAAtttagtttatatatttatatttagtgcgtaatatgttttaaatgacaAGAGAACAACAATTCAAGGGTGCCAGACAGGGCAAGCTTTATTTaacacagcaaaaaacaaaaaacaaaaagagaaaaaaaaaaaatcaattcccaaaatagattttaaacaaatgtaaatgtacaaaaaaaggcaaaaatagctactaaataaatattcacatcAACAATATTTTCATGTGGCATCCTTCAAGATGCCTAACAATAATTATAAAACAAGAGACGGTATGTACAATCATACAACTTTAATAGGACATGCTTAGGAGATTGACTGCACCATTGTACCACACACTGACTACAACACAAAGGCTGCATATTAACTGACATGGTCCGTGAGCCGCCCATCTATCCCATCTTCAGAAGGCCTGGCATTAGCTCCCTAacccgaaaaaaaaaaacaatatcacaAAGTATTTTTCTGAACAAGCCTGGCAATAAATGCGTAACTGACGCTGTAATAATGGATGTGGGGATGTCTGCTCGTGAGCCAACCCTCTCTGTCCGCACAACCAACCCAAGAGCCAGTCTCTGTTTCCTACGCTGAATTGTTGCTAGGCAATACTGAGGAATTTGGTGTGTGACCATGAACTGGAAGCCTTTGTGCAAATCAACACTTTAAGTTCCTCCGACTACCAGGGGCAGTCCACATTAACCATCTCAGAGAGATATTTCCAAAACGACACTGGGACTCACATCATGCTATTAAATACCAAAAAACTAGACAAAAACTTAATACACAtcaaccaaaaaagaaaaacaatggaaaaatatcTTTCTTTGGACAGGGCCAGCCTGTGCATTTTGATTACTTGTTCTCCTTAGTCCCacattatttcccttttttccaCACACTAGCCCTTTTTACAAGATGATTGTTAGACTTTTGAAGGTTTCCAAGCAGATTCCCAATGTTAAAAGTATACACGGCTCACTCAAGCAATTTATTATTCAAGTCTACTGCCTCAATACTTTTTATTAAGATTATGTGAAATTGACAGCAAAGTTCAGCTCAAAGAGCATCCTTCCCTCTTATTCGCATTTTCTGATCTATTTCATAGCTCGACATCATCATTGGTTATTTTATATACCGGTGGAGGAGGGGCAAACACAGATCAGCAGCCTCTTTGTACAGCAGAGATGGTTTCAGTCCATAACTTGGATGTCCATGGAGCGCTACAGCACAACAGTAATCACAAAGCTGCGTCTTTATTGCCACACAGGTTACCTTGCATCACAAGCACTTAAATCATTATTGCTTTATGGTTAGAAGCACAGAGATcgatgctgcacacacacataaccatgAAGCCAAAGATTTAAGCTCAGAAAAACGGTCAAATTTTTGCTCCGTAGTCATTGTAACCTACAGTTAAGTGCTGCTTATTGGAGGTCGATAGATTAACAAGAGTGTGCAACACAAAATCTTGGAAGAGTAGAGTCAGGTCGGTAGTGCTACATTGGATTGATGCAAATGAGAGAAATCCACAGGCATATTACAGTAGTCAAAAAATCTCCATGACGACTGGGAACATGATATGAAAGGCATTTTTCAAAACTGCATAATACCATTTGAGAATTGTTGAAAAACTGTCAACATTGCAATGCTACAAATCTTTTCCAAGGAATATTTGAAACTTCAAACCAGAGTTCCCCATTAGAAGTCGGCCTGCCTTAGGTAGACGTTATCCTATGCTTTTAAATATGCCTCATAACACTATGACTGGCATCAATAACCAGCCACAGTCTCATAAATAATACTCAGCGGCTCTGCGTTATTGTTTATGCTCCTGGTCACAATAAAAGCATCTTTTCTCATCTATTAAAATGTGTCTGCCCCATCACCGAAATAGTACATTAAAACAGACTGTGACAGCAGCGACAGCGGAAGCCCAACTAAACttccctttatttatttatttttttatgtgtgtgtgtcctcattTTCACGGTCATTTTGCACACACAGAGCCTCTTCTGCCTCCTGCACTTAGTCCACTGAAAGCCTGTGGAGCAGGGCTGTCCAGAGCTACACAACCATGCATCAACAATCCATGCAGGTTGATACAGTCTAGACTGCTGTCTGCACAACAGCTCATATCCCTGCTCTCATCACCACTGAGACAATGAGAACACCTCTCTATGTAATAGCTCTTACTGCGGTTTGTCCCACTGCTTACTCTACATCTCTGTGCTTTCACAGGCCTAAATGGGGACACCAACGACAAGCTATTTCACACCTCACACACCTTACTAAGAGGGATGTACAGGATTTTGCTAATTCCTGACGGTTTCATGCTggatttatttttgtacttAGAAAAATATCCATTGAGTTTGTCTGAGAGGCATTTACATCACAAGATTAAACGTCACACGTTGCACATTTCCAATTTGGACAAAATCAACATGTGCCTAGAGATAGTAAAATCAGACAGATGTAACACCATTGTAGTTGCATACTGTTTACAGGTGAAAAAATGATAGCTCGATGATCAAACCTTGACTGATATTGTTTGTTGGAAAGCAAGATAAACAGTAGTGGAAAAAGATGGATGTGCGCTAAAAGGTTCAGGAGCAAGTGGACAGCGAGGTGTCCACCTCTTCTGAGGGATGTTTGGTTTCTGGGGGGGTGAGGGAAGGATTCAGCAGGAAGCCCTGATAAAACCATCGTGCCCACCCCCCCTTCCCCGAGACCAAAGAGGCAGGGGCTGGGGGTCGCATGTGAAGACTGTAACCCAAGAGGTCTCCACTCACATGACCGAGCAGCTCTTGGTCTTCTCCTTCTTGAAGGTGGTGGAGAGCAAATCCGACTTGCTGGGCAGGTGGAGAAGTCTTTTAGAGAGACGGCGGGTGGGGCTGGGCTTCGGCAGAGGCTGCAACTTGTTGATGCAGGCCATCGCTGCAGTGCGGAACACGCTGTGGATGCTTTTCTCCGAAGTGAACGCTGAGCACTCCAGGTAAGCCTCTGCACCCAGCTGCTTGGCCATCGCAGAACCCTGGAATAAATGAAGTGATGAATGGTGCCGTTCATGACATCctttaataaaatgtcattgtATTCTATTTGTGTGAGTTGTTGTGAGGTTAGGGAGGAAATGCCATTGTAACAGGTGACTAATTATGTTCTTGACCCCATTGTCATCATGAAAAAGATCAAATGGGGATGAGCAAATGACTGATATTTATAGTTTACCACTGTAATCACATTGCAGGATTCTCGttggatataaaatgtgtttttcatacatgtttttgttccttttttaaatcCTTCATTGACTATATTCCTGGAAAAACTACAAAGTGTTCTCTCACCTGTTCATAGGTGATTGGAGTCTGTTTCTGATTGGACAGCTCCATCAGCGTGCAGACATCTGTGCGCAGGTCGGTCTTACAGCCAATGAGCAGGATGCGTGTGCTTGGACAGAAGTCCAGGATCTCAGTTTTCCActgttgacaaaaaaagacagtaaataaTAACTGCAGGCACTGTCCTGCAGTATGCTTTCACAACAACAAGCTACACTTGAAGAAATTACTGGTATTAGGTGTGTGACAATGGGTTAGAAAAGAGAATTATGACTGTAAAGTTAAGTACTGAAGCCATTACCTTCTTCAGACTGCTGTCCACAGTGTCTGGGCGGCTGATGTCAAAACACAGCAAGACCGCATCTGAATCACTGTAGCACAGGGGCCTCACATTATCATAGTATGGAGAACCTTGGAGGACAGAAACAAGAGAATCATTAACGTGGataaaagacaagacaagaaaagtgaagccaatgcggaagtgccttaaaccagcattctttctaatggccagcagggggcgactccactggctccaaaaagaagtccaattgtataggagtctatgagaaaatgactctacttctcatttgatttttacctcagtaaacattttcctaatgagtttatgatctCAGTCTTCTTCAACatagcatgatgttcattttgtaaaatatggtcccatttagagtaaaataggcgataaagcagcgtatgctttagggcgtggctatcTTGTGactgacaagttgctaccacggcGGTGTGTGAGGTGCTGTAGTTGGAGCTTCTCCCCAGCTCCAcactctcgtccaaatatgcTACTTCTCATcatttctggctccaaaaacacaagatggcgatggtcaaaatgccaaacttgaggCTTTGAAACTGGAGTCcgcaaaccagtgggtgacatgACGGTGGCtttgtcaattatttttatacagtctatgtatAGCTCTCAGAGTTGTTGATTCAGATGTTAATCCAtgtgttctttgttgttttcttttgagtgTGACATTGTTTAAGTCTAAGTAAAATGTGAGGCAGATTGTAAGTGGGCTGTTACAGTCTCACTTGCTATTGCTGATTTTGAGTGGATGATGCTGTGACTCAGTTGTGTAAAGAGGtaggtaaacacaaacatatctCGTAAAATATTCCTGCACAAATACTTAAACGACGTCATCTGATAATATTTTAACAGGATGGTTTATTTTGACACTACTGGAATTCATATCCTGGAATTTTGCCACCAGCCGTTGACCACTGTGTTTCTCAATTGCAAGGTAATGTTAGCATACATCAAGCCACACTGTGCTATTGTACTTCGTTACTAGAGAAATGGCACAGGTTTTACATTAACTTTAACTCTTTTTGAAGGTAAAAGAAGGTGTTGAGTTGTGCAATCTCCAGGAAGTTCAAGGTGGGTTTGGTGAAACTTTTTGAAATGTAAGTGTCCTTTACAattatgtgtgttatgtgtatttgtctgcttttattttatgttttctgtcgaTAGTCATAGCTCACTaccatattttgtttttgtggttttccttttaaatcatttttgtgttGAAAACTGCAACAAACTGTGAAAGCACATGAGCTGCTCTCTAAAAGGACTCAGTAGCTTACACGCTCTGTTAAAATAACCTGTTGCAAATGTGgtcaacaataaaattaaagctaCAAGAACCACTGAAGTAATTGTGTCCTGTGTGGCATCTAATTCCACGGGCTGAGAGTTTGTGATTTGAGCCAAAGATGAATTTATTTGAAGTGAAGATTGTTTCAGGAATCGATTGCTGTAACAACAGGCATTTGGTCAGAGCAAAAAGGGTGATAGAGCAGCAGAGCGGCAGAGGCAGAGCGGGAGAATACAGCTGTGGGGATTATAT is a genomic window of Thunnus maccoyii chromosome 4, fThuMac1.1, whole genome shotgun sequence containing:
- the rnd1b gene encoding rho family GTPase 1b, whose translation is MKERRNTQPLVVRCKLVLVGDVQCGKTAMLQVLAKDCYPETYVPTVFENYTACLELEEQRVELSLWDTSGSPYYDNVRPLCYSDSDAVLLCFDISRPDTVDSSLKKWKTEILDFCPSTRILLIGCKTDLRTDVCTLMELSNQKQTPITYEQGSAMAKQLGAEAYLECSAFTSEKSIHSVFRTAAMACINKLQPLPKPSPTRRLSKRLLHLPSKSDLLSTTFKKEKTKSCSVM